AGCCTGCGCGTGGCGCGCAGCGACGAGCTCATCGACCTGCCCACCACCACGCGCCGCAACCTCGAACTCACCCAGACCCTGCGCGGCGAAACCAGCCCCACGCTGTTCTCCCTGCTCGACACCTGCCACACCGGCATGGGCAGCCGCCAGTTGCGCAACTGGTTGCTGGAACCTCAGCGCGACCGCACCCAGGCGCGCGAAAGGCTGGAAGCCATCGCCACGCTGCGCGAAGGCCTGGGCCAGCGCCTGCGCCAGGCCCTCAAAGGTGCCAGCGATGTGGAGCGCATCACGGCGCGCACGGCCCTGCGCCAGGTCAAGCCGCGCGAACTCGTGGGCCTGGGCCTCACGCTGGCGCGCGCCGCCGAGCTGTCGCAAAGCCTGCACGCCAGCTTGGTCGAAGGCCAGGCTCCGGACATGCTGCAACGACTGGAGCGCGACCTGTTGCCCCCTGAAGGCTGTGAAGCGCTGTTGCGCGGCGCGCTGCAAGCCGAGCCGTCGGCGCTGGTGCGCGACGGCGGCGTGATCGCCGACGGCTTCGACGCCGATCTCGATAAACTGCGCGCCATTCAGAACAACTGCGACAGTTTTTTGATCGACCTGGAAACCCGCGAGCGCGAGCGCACCGGCATCGCCAACCTGCGCGTGCAATTCAACAAGGTGCACGGCTTCTATATCGAGGTCACGCAAGGCCAGGCCAGCAAGGTGCCCGACGACTACCGCCGCCGCCAGACCCTGAAGAATGCCGAGCGCTTCATCACGCCCGAATTGAAAGCCTTCGAAGACAAAGCCCTCTCCGCCCAGGACCGCGCGCTGGCCCGGGAGAAATGGCTGTTCGAACAACTGCTCGACCAGCTGCAAGACTTCATTCCGGCCCTCACCCGCCTGGCGCGCGCTTTTGCCGCGCTCGACGCCGTCTGCGCGCTGACCGAACGCTCGCTGACACTGCAATGGGCCGCGCCGCAGTTCGTGGCCGAACCCTGCATCGAAATCCGCGGCGGGCGCCACCCGGTGGTGGAAGCGCGCCTCAACGAGACCACCGGCGGCAGCTTCATCGCCAACGACACGGTGATGGGTGGCAAACAGCGCATGCAGGTCATCACCGGCCCCAACATGGGCGGCAAGAGCACCTACATGCGACAGGTGGCGGTCATCGTATTGCTGGCCTGCATGGGCAGCTATGTGCCCGCCACCAGTTGCCGCCTCGGCCCCATCGACGCCATCCACACCCGCATCGGCGCTGCCGACGACCTGGCCAACGCCCAGTCCACCTTCATGGTCGAGATGACCGAAGCGGCGCAAATCCTCAACGCCGTCACGGCGCATAGGGAAGCGCCGGGCCGCCCCAAGCTGACCAGCCCCCCTCGGGGGGAGGGCGGAGCGCAGCCCGGCCCAGGGGGCGCCTATTCCCTGGTGCTGATGGACGAAGTCGGCCGGGGCACTTCCACCTTCGATGGCCTTGCGCTGGCCGGTGGCATTGCCGCCCATTTGCACGACAAAGCCAGGGCCTTCACGCTCTTCGCCACCCACTACTTCGAACTCACCGAGTTCCCGGCCAACCACCATGCGGCGGTGAACGTGCACGTGAGCGCGGTAGAAGGCGGCGGCAAGTCGGGCATTGTTTTCCTGCACCAGATCGAGCCCGGCCCGGCGAGCCGCAGCTACGGCATTCAGGTCGCCCGCCTGGCCGGTGTGCCCACCTCGGTGGTGCAGCACGCACGCCACACCTTGGCCGCGCTCGAGAGCCAAAGCACAAACAGCCGCGATCAAGTGGACCTGTTTGCCGCACCGCCGGTGGCAGAAACCCCTGAAACTCACCCTCTGCAAGCCGCTTTGCAAGGGATCGATCCAGATGCCCTTTCGCCCCGCGAAGCGCTTGAACAGCTCTACGCGCTCAAAAAACTCTCCGAAAAACCGTCATGACCTACTGTGTCGCCGTCAAGATCAACGCCGGAATGGTGTTCCTGTCTGATTCCCGCACCAACGCAGGACTCGATCAGATCAGCACCTTCCGAAAAATGATCGTCTATGAAAAGCCAGGCGATCGTTTCATGTGCCTGCTGTCGGCCGGCAACCTGTCAATTTCGCAAGCGGTGCGCGAGATTCTTCAGGTTGAAAAGCTGGACGACCCCGAGGGCGGTGAGCCCATCACCATCTGGAATGCCAGAAGCATGTTCGATGTTGCCCGCGTGCTGGGCTCGGCGGTGCGCCATGTGTACCGCCGCGATGGCGACGCCTTGCAGCGCGCTGGCGTGGACTTCAACGTCTCCATGGTCCTGGGTGGACAGATTCAGGGCGAAGCCATGCGCTTGTTTCAGGTGTATTCAGCCGGCAACTTCATCGAGGCCACGGCCGAAACGCCTTTTTTCCAGGTCGGCGAATCCAAGTACGGGAAACCCGTTCTCGACCGCGTCATCACCCCTCACACGCCACTGGATGAAGCGGCCAAATGCGTCCTGATCTCCATGGACTCCACGCTCAAATCCAACCTGTCGGTGGGTCTGCCTCTGGACATGGCGGTGTATGAAGCCAACCGCTTCCAGAGCGACAAGATCACCTGCATCGACGAAAACAACCCGTATTTCCACATGCTGCGCAACAGCTGGGGCGCCAAGCTGCGCGAGATGTTCGACAGCATTGAAGACCCCACCTGGGACGGGGCCCCAACTGCTGTGCCTTTGCGCTGCGATGAAGCGCGCCACCAACCACTGCGCAAGATCACCAACGCAAGCGAGAAGCTGATCTGATGCCTGCAACCACTTCGCGCGCCATACCAGCGCTGCCGAACCGTGGTTGCACAACGGCCGGATAGTCCCCCAACCATGTCCCTCATCATCTTTTCCCACGCCAACAGCTTTCCCGCGAGCACCTATGGCGTGATGTTCAAATCCCTGCGTGCCAGGGGCTTCAGCGTGCGCGCACCAGCGATGCTCGCGCACAACCCCAACTACCCGGTGACCAGCAACTGGCCCCACCTGGTGCAGGAAGTCGCCGACTTTGCGGCCGCCGAAATAGAGAGCGCAGGCGAACCCGCCTGGCTGGTGGGCCACTCACTGGGGGGTTTCCTCAGCCTGATGTGCGCCGCCCGCCATCCCAAGCTCGGTGGCCACGCCCTGCGCGGCGTGCTGTTGCTCGACTCACCTGTTCTGGGTGGCTGGCGGGCGCGCACGCTGGAACTGGCCAAACGCACCCAGCTGGTGGGATCGATCTCGCCGGGCAAGATCAGCCAGCGGCGGCGCAACAGCTGGCCGGATGCCATGGCCGCTTTCGACCACTTCGCCAGCAAGAAGGCCTTTGCACAATGGGAGCCGCAGGTGCTGCGCGACTTCATCGAACATGGCACCGCCGATGTCGACGGCAAGCGTTGCCTGTGTTTTGACCGCGAGATTGAAACCCGCATCTACAACACCCTGCCCCACAACCTCGACCGTCTGTTGCGCCGCCATCCGCTGCAATGCCCGGTGGCTTTTATCGGCGGCACCGCCTCGCTGGAGATGAAACAGGTGGGCATGCAGATGACCCACAAAGTGGTCGGATCCAAACACCCCGAGCGGCTTGCCATGGTGGAGGGCAGCCACCTTTTCCCCATGGAAAAACCCACCGAGACCGCCGCAATGATCGAACGGGTCTTGCAATCGATGCGGTCTTGAGTAACCATGCCTGAAACGCGCATGAGTCAGCCCCCTTCCAGCCGTCCTTCGCCGCTGCCCGCCCTGTGGCTGCGCTTGCTGGACCGCGAACCGCAACACCGCCCGTTGTGGCTGAGGTGGGGGGTGGCTGTGGCCGTGACGGTTCTGGCGCTCTGGTTGCGCATGCAGATGGGAACCCCCGAATCGGGTGCACGCTTTGCCACCTTGACACTGGCCACCGTGTTGTCAGCGCTCTTTGGCGGGGTCTCTGCGGGCTTGCTCAGCACCCTGCTCGGCATGACGCTGGCCAACTTCTTCCTGATCACCCCGTTTGGCCAAATGGCCGTAGGCGACTCCTCGGAAGCGTTCTGGCTCAACGTCACCTACCTGCTGACCCAGCTGGTGATCCTGGGCGCCATCTGGGCGATGCAACAACGCAACCGGCGCCTCCACGAACTCACACGCCAGTTGGGCGACAGCCAGCGAATGGCCCGGAACACGTTCGAACACGCCGCAGCCGGCATCACACACGTCGGTCTCCAAGGCCAGCTGCTGGACGTCAACCAGACGTTTTGCAATCTGGTGGGTTACACAGAAGACGAGCTTGAGCACCTGACTTTCCAGGATATCACCCACCCGGATGACGTTGGCCCCGATGTGAACTACATAGGAGAGGCCCTGGCGGGTCGGCGCAGCCATTACGCGCTCGAGAAACGCTACATCCACAAAGACGGCCACCTGATCTGGGCCCAGCTCACCGTGGCCCTGATGCGCAAGCCCAGTGGCGAGCCCGACTATTTCATTTCGGTGGTGCAGGACATTTCTGGCGCAAAAGCGACCGAAGAAGCCCTTCGCACCAGTGACAGGTTGATGCGGCAAGCCCAGGGTGTGGCCAACTTCATCACCTGGGAAGCCGACATCGCCACGCGCCGGTTTCGCACCTTTGGCAATACCCACAAAGGACTGGGGTTGCCTTCAACCGAGTTTGGTGTCGAACAGATTCTCAACTCGACGCACCCTGAAGAACACCAGAGAATCGAAGCGGAGTGGATCGCGGCCATCAAGGGAAAAAACCGCTACCACGGCACCTACCGGGGGCATCCAGACTTGCCCGTTCGCTGGTTTCAGGTGAGTGCCAGCTTTGACCGTGATGCACAGGGCCACACCAACCGCGCCTATGGGGTCACGCAAGACATCAGCACCCGCAAACTCGCAGAGCTTGAAATCCAGCGCCTCAACGCATCCCTCGAACAACGCATTCAGGAGCGCACCAAAGAACTCAAAGACGCCTACGGTGAACTGGAAAGCTATTCTTATGCGGTAGCGCACGATCTGCGATCGCCACTGCGCATCATCAACGGCTTCGCGCAGGCGCTGGAAGAGGACAACACCACCCTCAGCGACAGCAGCCAGACCCATATCCAGCGCATCAAGGCCTCCAGCCAGAAAATGGGATTGTTGATCGATGGTCTGCTACAACTGGCCCAGTACGCCCGCGGCGAAGTGGTCCGCAAGCCCGTCAACATCAGCGACATCGCCCACCGTTTGCTCCAGGAACTCGCCCACGATGAACCCGAGCGCCGGGTGGACTGGGCCGTCGAACCCATGCTCACAGCGCAAGCCGACCCAGCCCTTGTCGAGGCCTTGCTGCAAAACCTGTTGCACAACGCCTGGAAATACACCGCCCATACCGAGGCCGCGCAAATCCGTGTGTTTCAGGAAGCACAGGGTGATCAGATCTTCTTTTGCGTGAAGGACAACGGCGCTGGCTTCGACATGCACCATGCAGAAAAACTGTTCCAGCCATTCCAGCGCCTGCACATGCCCCATGAGTTCACCGGCCTTGGCGTAGGGCTGGCCACCGCCCAGCGCATCGTGAAACGCCATGGCGGCGAGCTGCGTGCATCGGGCGAGCGCGGCAAAGGTGCGCAATTCTGCTTCAACCTGCCCGCGCCGTCTTCCCCCGACTAACGCCAGGCGCCGCCACAGAGCCCGAAAAACCCTCGGTCGGAACGCCAGCTGGAAGCGGTGGTTGAAGGAGCCAACGAGGGCCGCGCCCTGCCGGGCGCAAGGCAGCGGTCTGACCACTGCCGCGTCAGCGCGACAGCTCAGTTACGCACTTCAGGCGCACCCGCGGCCGAATGCGCTCCGTCGGCCTCGCCTTCAGCGGTCGTCCGTGGATCCATTTGCAACACCGCCTGCGAACCGCCGCCCATGAGCACAAAGTCGGCTTTGTCTGCCGTCGCCACCGCCGCCGGCGCTGCCCTGAAGCGCTTGATCGCATACAGAGCCAGCGACCCCATCACCGCGGTGTAGTAAAGCATCAGGCTCGAAGGCCCGGCGACATCCATCGCCACACCGGCCACCACCGGCCCGATGGCCGCGCCAATGCCGTGAATCAGCAACAGGCCGCCAGTGAACTCCACCAGCCGCGACGAATCGATCTGGTCGTTCACATGGGCCACGCACAAACCGTAAATGGCAAAAATCAGGCCGCCGAACACCACCGCCAGCGGGATCAGGGAGTCGGCCAGGGGAATCAGGGAATTCTCCGAGCGCTCGGTCATGGCAAAGGCCAGAGCCGTGACCGCCGCGCCCAGGATGCAGACCCACATCAACACAATGCGCCGATCGTGCGAGTCGGAATAATGGCCCACGGGCCACTGAAACACCGCACCGCCCAAAATCGCCGCCGCAATGAAACTGGCCACCTCGGCATCGGAAAAGCCCACCGCCTTGCCGAACACCGAGCTCATGCCGTAGAAAGCCCCCGTGATCAGGCCCGAGGCCATGGCGGCTGCCATGCCGATGGGTGAGGCTTCGTAGAGGTTGCGCAAACTCAGCGTGGGCGCTTCCACCGGCGGCGGCTCGTCCACCTCGGTCATGGTGATGGGCAACAGCGCGAAGGAAAACATCACCGACACCATGGCAAACGGCACAAAGCCCAGCCGGTCACCCACCAGAATCAGCCATTGGCCCAGTGCCAGCGCCACGAAGTTGACTGCCATGTAAACCGCGAACAGGCGACCGCGCAAAGCGTTGGGCGCCAAGGCGTTGAGCCAGCTCTCGATCACGATGTACAGGCCCACCATGCAAACGCCGGTGACAAATCGCAGCACCCCCCAAAACCAGGGGTCCACCCACAAGGCATGAAGAATCGGCATGGTGGACGCCAGCGAAGCCATGGCCGCAAAGGCACGGATATGGCCCACCCTGCGAATGATCACCGGACAGGCATAGGTACCCGCCACAAAACCCACAAAATACGCCGCCGTCACCAGGCCCAGCGTGATGCTGGAGAAGTCGGCCAGCCCGGCGCGCAAACCCAACACGGAGAACAGCAAGCCGACCCCGACGATCAGCAAGCCCACGCCGCTGAGCAAGGCCGACAGGCGCCACAGCAGCGGCCCCATCGAAGGGCCGTTGTCGACAAGAGACTTGCCCGGCATCAGACGGCCCAATCCACCCAGCCCATCCCGGCCGTCAAAAGGATCACGCAACCAAACGCAATGCGGTACCAGGCAAACGGCTCAAAGCTGTGGCTCGCCACATAGCGCAGCAACCAGCGGATGCACAGCCAGGCGCTCAAAAACGCAAACAGCAACCCCACGGCAAACACCGGGATGTCGGCCACCGACAGCAAGGCACGCTCTTTGAAGAGGCTGTAGACCCCGGCGCCGATCAGCGTGGGAATCGCCAGGTAGAAACTGAAATCGGTGGCCGCTTTGCGCGACAAGCCCAGCAGCATGCCGCCGATGATGGTCGAGCCGCTGCGGCTGGTGCCGGGCACCAGCGCCAGACACTGCACCAGGCCCAGCTTGAGCGCATCAAGCGGTGACATTTCGTCCACGTCATTGATGCGCGCCGGACCCGATTGGCGGCGCTCGGCCCACAGAATGATGAAGCCCCCCAAGATGAAAGTCGTGGCCACCACCGCCGGCGTGAACATGTGGGTCTTGATCATCTTGCCAAACAACAGCCCCAGCACCACCGCCGGCACAAACGCGATCGCTACATTGATCGAAAACTTTTGTGCCCGCGCTTGCGAAGGCAAACCGGCAATGGTCTCGCGGATGCGCTGCCAATACACAATGATCACGGCAAATATCGCGCCGGTCTGGATCGCGATCTCAAACACCTTGGCGCCGTCGCCAGTGAAGTCGAGCAAGCTGCCCGCCAGAATCAGATGTCCTGTGGAGGAAATCGGAAGAAATTCGGTCAAGCCCTCCACCACGCCCATGATGGCGGCCTTGATCAACAACGCTGTATCCATACTGAAACCGCCTCAAGCGGCTGAAATAAGAACAGGCCAACCGCTGGCCTGTGAATCGGGCTCTATCCTACCCTCTGCAACCCTGGAAGAAGCGGGGCAAACGGCGGTAAAACGCTGAAACCATGGATTCACCCGCGCCTGAGCCGGCCCATGGCCCGCGATGCAACGGTTTGCCGCCTGATCAGCGGGTCAGCGGGTCAGCGGGTCAGCGGGTCAGCGGGTCAGCGGGTCGAGCTGCAACCGCAGGCCGCCGGGAACCACGGTGAGTTGCCCCGGCTGGTAACCGAAGCCTTCGACCGAGCGCAACTCCTGGGATTTGAACTTGTGCACTTCCAGGTTTTGCAGCAGGTTCTCGGCCAGGTGTGTGCCGGCCCCGCGCAACGGCTTGACATAGGCCGCGGGCACCCCTCCCAGATCAAAACCATCCAGCCGAACCGCATCGAGCCGAACCGTCTGATCGCTTGGCTCGTAGCGCAAGCCATAGCTCAAGGCCATCTGGCCGGTCCAGGGCTCCGAGCGGTTGAGCAGGGTGTTGGCGGCGAAGTTCAAGCGTGTACCGATGCGGTTTTCTTCGGGCATCAGACGCAGGCTCGGGTCGCTGAGTTCCACCTCGAACAACTCCAGATAGCGCTTTTTCAGCGGGAACTGACGGGAAATCAGATCGAGCAAACGGCGCTCCGACACGTCAACCTGCCGCGGCCCGCTGCGCATCGAAGAGCAGGCGCCCAGCGCCAGTGGCGCCGCCAAAACCAGAATCAGATCGCGTCGGTTGAGCTGCATGGGTGAGGTTCCTTTGAATCAACAGTTGTCGCATTGTAGGAACTGTGTCGCCCACACCACCGGCGTTGGCCGCCGCCGTTCACGCCCGAAATGGCCCGTTTCGCGCCCAGACCCCGGCCATTCGTCTCAATCCGCTCGTCGCGCCGTGGTCAGCCGGGCACAGTTGCGCCCAACAGCCCAGCCAACGGAGCCACACCATGCAAATGTCACCTGTCATCGCCATCCACCTCAGCGCCGCGCTCGGCGCCCTGGCCCTGGGCCCCTTGGCGCTGTGGGCGCGCCGGGGCCACAAGACCGGCCAATCGGCCACCCAGCGCCCCCGCCTGCACCGCGCAGCCGGCTACGCCTGGGTCACGCTGATGCTGATGACGGCCGTTTCGGCCCTCTTCATTCGCGACTTCTCGCTGCCCAACATCGCTGGCTACACACCCATTCACATGCTGGTGCCCGTGGTGTTCGGCAGCCTGTTCATGGCATTTCGTGCCCTGTTCCGGCGCGATATGGATCGCCACCGTGACTGGATGAAGTCGCTGTATTTTTTCGCCTGCATCGGCTCCGGCGTCTTCACCCTGCTGCCCAACCGCTATCTCGGCCAACTGGTCTGGAACCAATGGCTCGGCCTCGTCTAAATACACGTCAAACACTTTTCAGGAGCCTCTCATGACCATCGACTTCACCACCGCCCCCGAACAAAGCCCCCTCTCTCCTGACCTCGAGCGCCTTGCCCGCCAACGCGCGAAAGCCCGCCTCGGCTGGTACGGCCACGCCACCCTTTACGCCACCGTCATCACCGGCCTGGCCCTGCTCAGCTGGTGGCAAGGGCGCCTCTGGGCCGCAGGCCCTGCGCTGGGCTGGGGCCTTGGCCTGGCCATCCACGGCGCACGCGTCTTCTTTGCCGACCTCGGCGCCGGTCTGGGCGAGCGCCTGGTCCGGCGCGAGCGCCAGCGCCTGATCAACCACAACCGGTAAGCCAGCATGCTGAGCCAGATCCTTGCCCACACCCCCATCTGGGTGTTCGCCCTGTTTGCCGCGTTGATCGTTCTGGGCCTCTCCCAGATGCGTGGCCGCGAAATCAAGCTCCAGCGCGCCAGCATCTTGCCGCTGGTCATGGTGGTGCTGTCCCTCGCCGGTACCGTGAGCGCCTTTGGCGCCGCACCATGGCCCCTGCTCGCCTGGGCGGCAGGTCTGGCGGTCGCCACCACCACCCTGCTGGCGTTGCCCTTGCCCGCCGGTACCCGCTTCAATGCCACCACCCGGCGCGTCAAGCTGCCCGGCAGCGCCGTGCCGCTGGCGCTCATGATGGGCATCTTTTTCACCAAATACGCCGTGGGTGCCGCGCTCGGCATGCACCCCGAATTCGCCCAGTGGCCCTCCTTCACCACCACAGCCGGTGCACTCTATGGCCTGTTCAGCGGCGTGTTCCTCGGCCGTGGGCTTCGCCTCTGGCGCCTGGCCAGAAAACAGACGCCAGCGGATGCCATCGCAGCCTGACCACCAAACACATGAGAAATCACCATGAAATGGCTGCCCATCGTCTTGCCCTTCACCATCGCGGTGGCCGCCATCGCTGCGGCCTTGGCCTTCGGTGGCCCAGCACCCATCCAGCCCCTGGCCAGCATCAACGAGCCCTTTGCCAAGGTCGATTTTTCGGCCGTGCCACCCAACAGCCACTACACCGCCCGAGACGGCACCCGGCTCGCCTGGCTGCACTACCCCGCCACCGGCAACACGGCGGACCTTGCGCCGCGCCGCATCGTTCTGGTTCACGGCTCATCGGCGCGGGGCCGCTCCATGCACCCCATGGCCCAGGCGCTCGCCGCTGCGGGCTTCGACGTGGCCGCGCTCGATATCCGCGGCCACGGTGACTCCGGCCCTCGCGGCCACATCGCCTATATCGGCCAGCTCGAAGACGACATCGAAGACTTCATGAAAGCGCAGGCCTGGCCCGGCCCCAGCACCCTGCTGGGGTTTTCTTCAGGCGGCGGCTTCGTCTTGCGCTTCGCGGCCGACCACCGCGCCAGCCTTTTTGACCGCTACCTGCTGCTCTCGCCTTTCCTGCACCAGTCTTCACCCACCAAGCGCCCCGGCAATGACGACTGGGTGTCGATCGGCCTGCCGCGCATCATCGCGCTGAGCGTCCTGAACCCCATCGGCATCACCGTCTTCAACCACCTCAGCACCCTGCGTTTCGGCCTGAACGCCGATGTGCGCGACCAGCTCACCGAACAATACGACCACGCGCTCGCCACCAACTTCCGCCCCCACAGCGACTTCGCCCAAGACATCCGCCAGATCCGACAACCGCTTCGCATCCTGGCTGGTCAAGACGACGAACTGTTTGACGCCTCCCGTTTTGCCGCCGTGTTTCAGGCAGCCGGCCATGCCGTGCCCGTGACCACCGTGGACGGCATCAACCACATGGGCCTCACGCTTGACCGGCGCGCGCTCCAGGCGGTTGCCGCGGCGGCAAACCTAGAATGAAGCCACCCGAGCCCGACCCGCCATGTCCACCCCCAACCTCTTCAACCGCTGGCTTCCGCCCGAAACCCACCGCGGTCTGCTGCGCCGGGGCCTGATCGTGTTGATCGGGGCCCTGGGCATCGCGATGTTGAACTGGTTCAACAAGTCGGGCGCCAACGCCATGAGCCAGTCGCTGGTGTACAGCTTCGCCATCAGCACCACCATCTGGCTGTTCGCCGACCCGTTGCGCATCGCCGCTCGCCAATGGCTGCTTCTGCAAGCCCCGAACTACTGGGTCCTGAACGGCCGCTCCATGGCGTGGATGCTCTTTGGCTCGGTGTTCGGGTACCTGCTGGGCACCTGGATTGGCGATCTCTACGCCAACGTCTCCACCTTCGCGATGCTTGGCGAATCGCCCAGGCGTTTCTGGGGCTTTCTGGCCAGCTCGCTGGCCATCAGCGTGGGATTTCTGGTTTTTTTCTACCAGCGGGAAAAGGCGATGTCGCTGCAACGCCAGGCCACCGAAGCGCGCCTGCGTTTGCTGGAAACCCAGCTTGAGCCCCACATGCTGTTCAACACGCTGGCCAACCTGCGCGCCCTGATCACGGTCGATCAAGACAAGGCCGTGCAGATGCTCGACCGCCTCAACGACTACCTGCGCGCCACCCTGCGCGCCTCGCGCAGCGACGACACGCCACAGCACCCTCATACGCTGCACGACGAATTCGCCCGCCTCGGCGACTACCTCGAACTCATGGCCGTGCGCATGGGTCCGCGCCTGCGCTACACGCTCACCTTGCCGCCCGAACTCGCCCACCACCCGCTGCCGCCGCTGCTGCTGCAACCCCTGGTGGAAAACGCCATTCGCCATGGCCTGGAGCCCCACGTGGACGGCGGTGAAGTCCAGGTAAGCGCAAGCGCCGACGGCGCCACGCTGCTCTTGACCGTGAACGACACCGGCGCGGGTTGCACCAGTGAGCCGGACAGCAACCGGCCTGGCGCCGGGTTTGGCCTGGCCCAGGTGCGCGAGCGCCTGACCACCGCCTTTGGCCCCGCGCCCAAAGGTGCCGACCGCCTGCTGTGGCGCAGCGCCCCCAACCAGGGCACCTGGATCAGCCTGCGCCTGCCCCTGGAAACCGCAGCCGTCAAAGCCGCCGCCCACTGAGCCGTGCCATGAACATGCCCCGCCACCCCACCGCCCTGATCGCCGAAGACGAACCCTTGCTTGCCGCGGCGCTGCAAGCCGAACTGAAAAAGGTCTGGCCCGAGCTGGACGTGATCGCGGTGGTCGGCAACGGCCAGGCCGCCGTCGAAAAAGCGCTGGCCTTGACGCCCGATGTGGTGTTTCTAGACATCCGCATGCCGGGCATGACCGGCCTGGAAGCCGCCGCCGAACTGGCCGACGAATGGCCCGCCGAAGACGGCCCCAACCCGCCGCCATTCCCCGCGCTGGTTTTTGTCACCGCCTACGACGAATACGCCCTGCAAGCCTTTGAGGCACAGGCGATGGACTACGTGCTGAAACCGGTGCAAGCCAGCCGCCTCGCGCGAACCGCGCAACGCGTGCAATCGGTGCTGGCGCAGCGCGCCACCCCGGCAACCCCCACTTCAGAAGCCGCCATGGACGCCACGCTGGCCCAGCTGCGCGCCCTGCTCGGTGGGCCCGAGCCGACTTCTTCGGCCTTGCCAGAACGCCTCAAGGTGATCCAGGCCAGCGTGGGCCATGCCATTCACATGGTGCCTGTGAACGATGTGGTGCTTTTTGAAGCGTCCGACAAATACGTCAGGGTGCTCACCGCCGTCCACGAATACCTGATCCGCACACCGCTCAAAGACCTGCTGCCCCAGCTCGACCCAAGCGAGTTCTGGCAGGTGCACCGCGGCACCGTGGTGCGCGCCGCCGCCATCGACAGCGTGCAACGCGATGAAGCCGGTCGCACCAGCCTGATGCTGCGGGAGCGGGATGGGCAGCGGATAGCGGTGAGCCGCGTCTACGCGGCCCGCTTTCGCGCCATGTAGCGGCCCTCAGCCGCTGGCGAACCCGAGCTTTTGACGGTCAATGCTTGCCGCGATGACCGCGGTGCTTGCCACCGTGTCCATGGCGGTCATGGCGGTCGTGGCGCCGGTCATGGCGGTCCCATCGGCTGTGGCGATGGTGGCGGCGGTCGCTTCGATACCCGTAGTCCTCCACATACACCACCGGTGCCCGCTCGACATAAACC
This region of Hydrogenophaga crassostreae genomic DNA includes:
- a CDS encoding LytR/AlgR family response regulator transcription factor, with amino-acid sequence MPRHPTALIAEDEPLLAAALQAELKKVWPELDVIAVVGNGQAAVEKALALTPDVVFLDIRMPGMTGLEAAAELADEWPAEDGPNPPPFPALVFVTAYDEYALQAFEAQAMDYVLKPVQASRLARTAQRVQSVLAQRATPATPTSEAAMDATLAQLRALLGGPEPTSSALPERLKVIQASVGHAIHMVPVNDVVLFEASDKYVRVLTAVHEYLIRTPLKDLLPQLDPSEFWQVHRGTVVRAAAIDSVQRDEAGRTSLMLRERDGQRIAVSRVYAARFRAM
- a CDS encoding alpha/beta hydrolase, giving the protein MKWLPIVLPFTIAVAAIAAALAFGGPAPIQPLASINEPFAKVDFSAVPPNSHYTARDGTRLAWLHYPATGNTADLAPRRIVLVHGSSARGRSMHPMAQALAAAGFDVAALDIRGHGDSGPRGHIAYIGQLEDDIEDFMKAQAWPGPSTLLGFSSGGGFVLRFAADHRASLFDRYLLLSPFLHQSSPTKRPGNDDWVSIGLPRIIALSVLNPIGITVFNHLSTLRFGLNADVRDQLTEQYDHALATNFRPHSDFAQDIRQIRQPLRILAGQDDELFDASRFAAVFQAAGHAVPVTTVDGINHMGLTLDRRALQAVAAAANLE
- a CDS encoding DUF2306 domain-containing protein; translation: MQMSPVIAIHLSAALGALALGPLALWARRGHKTGQSATQRPRLHRAAGYAWVTLMLMTAVSALFIRDFSLPNIAGYTPIHMLVPVVFGSLFMAFRALFRRDMDRHRDWMKSLYFFACIGSGVFTLLPNRYLGQLVWNQWLGLV
- a CDS encoding DUF1439 domain-containing protein, translating into MQLNRRDLILVLAAPLALGACSSMRSGPRQVDVSERRLLDLISRQFPLKKRYLELFEVELSDPSLRLMPEENRIGTRLNFAANTLLNRSEPWTGQMALSYGLRYEPSDQTVRLDAVRLDGFDLGGVPAAYVKPLRGAGTHLAENLLQNLEVHKFKSQELRSVEGFGYQPGQLTVVPGGLRLQLDPLTR
- a CDS encoding DUF6622 family protein → MLSQILAHTPIWVFALFAALIVLGLSQMRGREIKLQRASILPLVMVVLSLAGTVSAFGAAPWPLLAWAAGLAVATTTLLALPLPAGTRFNATTRRVKLPGSAVPLALMMGIFFTKYAVGAALGMHPEFAQWPSFTTTAGALYGLFSGVFLGRGLRLWRLARKQTPADAIAA
- a CDS encoding 2TM domain-containing protein; translation: MTIDFTTAPEQSPLSPDLERLARQRAKARLGWYGHATLYATVITGLALLSWWQGRLWAAGPALGWGLGLAIHGARVFFADLGAGLGERLVRRERQRLINHNR
- a CDS encoding sensor histidine kinase, which produces MSTPNLFNRWLPPETHRGLLRRGLIVLIGALGIAMLNWFNKSGANAMSQSLVYSFAISTTIWLFADPLRIAARQWLLLQAPNYWVLNGRSMAWMLFGSVFGYLLGTWIGDLYANVSTFAMLGESPRRFWGFLASSLAISVGFLVFFYQREKAMSLQRQATEARLRLLETQLEPHMLFNTLANLRALITVDQDKAVQMLDRLNDYLRATLRASRSDDTPQHPHTLHDEFARLGDYLELMAVRMGPRLRYTLTLPPELAHHPLPPLLLQPLVENAIRHGLEPHVDGGEVQVSASADGATLLLTVNDTGAGCTSEPDSNRPGAGFGLAQVRERLTTAFGPAPKGADRLLWRSAPNQGTWISLRLPLETAAVKAAAH
- a CDS encoding undecaprenyl-diphosphate phosphatase, which codes for MDTALLIKAAIMGVVEGLTEFLPISSTGHLILAGSLLDFTGDGAKVFEIAIQTGAIFAVIIVYWQRIRETIAGLPSQARAQKFSINVAIAFVPAVVLGLLFGKMIKTHMFTPAVVATTFILGGFIILWAERRQSGPARINDVDEMSPLDALKLGLVQCLALVPGTSRSGSTIIGGMLLGLSRKAATDFSFYLAIPTLIGAGVYSLFKERALLSVADIPVFAVGLLFAFLSAWLCIRWLLRYVASHSFEPFAWYRIAFGCVILLTAGMGWVDWAV